AGTAAGCGTATGGTGAAGGTTCCATTCAGTGATGATCGCGTTTTTATTTTTGAACGTGTTGCTGATGAAACGACAAATCGCGTGACAGTTTTTATGGTGATCACGCGGATGAGTGAAGCAGCAGAAATGTTTAAGGCTTCACTTTCACAAAGCATGTATTTGATTTCGGGCGATGGAACTATTTTATTTGGTCCGGATAAGCTGCCAGGTAAAAAGTTGCAGGAATTTCTAGCTCCTTCATTTTTAAGTGGCCAGTCGGCGAAAGTTGCTCAAGGGGCCGAGACGGTGAAATCCGCAGAAGGGGATTTGCTAGTTTCCTATTCTCGCGCAGGGTTTGGTGATCTGACGGTAGTGACTGCGGTGGCTAAGGAAAAAGCCTTGGGTGCCGTTCAAATCTTGATTAGAAAATCTTTGATTTTTTTCGGTATTTTGATTTCAGTAACTGTGATCTTAAGCCTTTTTGCTTCTAGCGGTTTAACTCAAGCCCTTACTCAGTTGTTTAATGCGACTAAAAAAGTGGCGGAAGGTGATTTTAATATCCGTGTAGATGTGAAAACCAACGACGAAGTGGGAAGCCTTGCTGACAACTTCAATATTATGGCGGCGGAAGTTTCGCGCTTGTTAGATCAAACAGCTGAAAAAGCCCGGATGGAATCCGAGCTGCAAACGGCAAAAACGGTGCAAGAAACTCTGTTCCCAGAAACCCGCGCTAAGATTGGTCCGTTGGCAATTGCCGGATACTATGAGCCTGCCAGTGAGTGCGGTGGCGATTGGTGGCATTACTGTCAAATCGGAAACAAGATTTTCTTATGGATTGGGGATGCAACGGGCCACGGTGCTCCGGCCGCTTTGATCACAAGTGCGGCGAAATCGGCATCAACTATTATTGAGCGATTGAATATCTCTCCAGCAAAGGCTTTGGAGCTATTAAATAGATCTATTTATGATGTTTCTAAAGGTCGTATCATGATGACCTTCTTCTTAGCGTCTTTTGATTTAGAAACAGGGGAGCTTATTTATTGTAATGCATCCCACGAAGCTCCGTTCTTGATGAAGAAAACAGAGGGGGCTCCGTTAAAGAAAAAGGATTTGGTGCCGCTGAACGAAGTGAACAACCCAAGGTTGGGTC
This is a stretch of genomic DNA from Bdellovibrio reynosensis. It encodes these proteins:
- a CDS encoding SpoIIE family protein phosphatase, producing the protein MLLTSLPLITLTVYLVLALKIFEDDKIAYVFDSSSNMSGTMAAQIKTQLNAVLGTTKPIFQDYLTQNKFTSISESIFQNEFNLEAIVVFTPSESGSFEKKALLEKAVGQTDAVLASLQNNLPIYFSDVEASKRMVKVPFSDDRVFIFERVADETTNRVTVFMVITRMSEAAEMFKASLSQSMYLISGDGTILFGPDKLPGKKLQEFLAPSFLSGQSAKVAQGAETVKSAEGDLLVSYSRAGFGDLTVVTAVAKEKALGAVQILIRKSLIFFGILISVTVILSLFASSGLTQALTQLFNATKKVAEGDFNIRVDVKTNDEVGSLADNFNIMAAEVSRLLDQTAEKARMESELQTAKTVQETLFPETRAKIGPLAIAGYYEPASECGGDWWHYCQIGNKIFLWIGDATGHGAPAALITSAAKSASTIIERLNISPAKALELLNRSIYDVSKGRIMMTFFLASFDLETGELIYCNASHEAPFLMKKTEGAPLKKKDLVPLNEVNNPRLGQSRDSVYAQTSIQVDVGDSVFFYTDGIPDIQNPSKEAWGEREFIKALIAANKDGPGVGDSVEKFALSFQGHRQGAALVDDVTFFVVKHEGNV